Part of the Sphingobium sp. TKS genome is shown below.
CTTGGCTGGTATGCCGCAGGGCTGAGTAGTGCTCTGTCGGATTTCGACCCAAAGTGGACGTTTGATAATATCGTCATCCCTGCGAAAGATGGAATCTCGAGCGATAACGCACGACCTGGCCTCAAGAGATCCCAGCTTTCGCTGAGATGACGGAAATAAGGGCCATCTTACCCATTGCCGCTCCGGGTTTCGCGGCCAGACAATCACCCAAGCTCATCCAAAAGGCCGGCGACGCCGTCGCCCCGCATATAATTCTTTCCATCTCAGCGCTTCACGCTGCATCTGACTTGGGTTAGTCCCCTCAAGATCATGCACGGGGGCAATTTTTCGCGATGAGGGTGAAGTAGGGCGTAATGACGTTGACCCCACTTGCCGCCGTGATTCTCGGCGTCGTGCTGGCCGCATGGCTGGGCGCGGCGATCTGGGCGCTGTCCAGCGGCCAGCGCCGGCGTCGCGAAGGCATGCAGGCTCAGGGCAAGCTGGATCGGCTGTCGGTTCTGCTTGCCTCCGCACCGGCCGCCCCCATCGTCATCCACCCCGATGGCCGGCTGGAAGCGGCCGACCGGCTTGCCAAATGGCTTGGCAAGGATCGGGTGCCGACCTTCGTGTCCGAATTGACCGCACCCGACGGCGGCCTGGAAGCCGATGACGCCGCCGCATTGGCGCAGGAAATCGCCGCCGCCCAGCGCGCGGGCCGCAGCTTCGCGCTGCCGGTGCGGGGCGTCGATTCGTCCCGCCTGTTGCTGGTGCGGGGCGCGCCCGCGGGGCCGGTATTGGCCGAAAGCGGCGGGGTCGTGCTCTGGATTTTCGACGCGACCGACAGCCAGTCGGAAATCCAGACGCTGAAGGGCAAGGTCGAACAGCTCCGCGAGGCGCTGGAAGCACTGGCGGGACTGGTGGAGGCGGCGCCCTTCCCGATGTGGCATCGCACGGCGGACATGCGGCTCAGCCTCGTCAACACCGCCTATGTCCGGGCGGTGGACGGCGAAAGCGCCCGCGAAGTCATTGCCCATGGCACCGAACTGGTCGAGACGGTCGGCGGCCTCACACCGCAAGCCGCCGCTGCTCAGACGCTTGCCGACGGTACGCCCGTCGAGCGCATGGTGCCCGCCACGATCGACGGCGAGAGGCGGACCATGCGCGTCGTCGACGTCCCGCTCGGGACGGCGGGCGTGGCCGGTTTCGCGATGGACCAGAATGAGCTGGAACAGTCCCGCGTCGAACATCGGCGGTTGGAGGCGGCGCAGCGGGACTTGCTGGACCGCCTGTCCGCCGGCGTGGCGCGCTTTGGGTCCGACCGGGCATTGCGCTTCTGGAACCAGCCCTTCATGAGCCTGTTCGGGCTTGACCAGGAGTGGCTGGCGGACAATCCGCCCTTCGAGCGGGTGCTGGACCAGATGCGCGAAGCGCGGCGACTGCCCGAAAACCGGGATTTCCCGGCGTGGCGCGCGGAAAGGCGCGACTGGTTCCTCTCGCCCGATCCCCGCGAGGAAAATTGGCTGCTGGCCGACGGCACCCATTTGCGCGTCTATGGGCAGCCTTTGCCCGATGGCGGGCTGTTGCTGATCTTCGAGGATCGGACCGAGCAAGTCCAGTTGTCGAGCGCGCGCGATACGCTGCTCCGCGTCCGCACGGCGACATTCGACAATCTGTTCGAATCGATCGGCGTATTTTCCTCCGATGGGCGCCTGCACCTTTGGAACAGCCGTTTCCGCTCGATCTGGGACGTGTCCGAGGATTTGCTGGCGAAGCATCCGCGCATCGACGAACTGATGCGAGCGGTCCAATCGCGCCTGGCCAAGCCGCAGCAGGCGAATCTCGTTCGCGAACTGGTGCGGGCCGCCACGGTGGAACGCAAGCAGCGCGTCGGTCATGTCGGCTTCGCGGATGGGCGCATCTTCGAATTCGCAGCGATCCCGCTGCCCGACGGCAATGCGCTGTTCACCATGCTCGACGTCACCGACAGCCGCCGCGTGGAACAGGTGCTGCGCGACCGCAACGACGCGCTGGAGCAGGCGGATAAGGTGAAGACCGCCTTCGTCACCAATATGAGCTATGAGTTGCGCACGCCGCTCACCACCATCGCCGGTTTCGCGGAAATGATGAGCGCGGGTTATGCGGGAGAGCTCAGCACGTCCGCCAGGGAATATGTCGACGGCATCCTGCAGAGCACCAACCGGCTCTCCATGCTGATCGACAATGTTCTGGATTTGACGCAGGGCGAGGCGGGGATGCTGCCCATAGAAAAAGCGCCGGTGGACCTGGCGGTGGAAGCCCGCGACGCCGTGGCGCGGATCAAGGGCGACGCCACCGCCAAGGGGATCGACCTTGCCATGTCGCTCCAGTCCAGCCTGGGCACGGTGCAGGGCGACAAGCGCCGGATCGGGCAGGCGCTGGATCATCTGCTGGAAAATGCGGTGCGCTATTGCAGCCGGGGCGGCCGCGTTCTGCTGCATGGCGACGGCACGGCGGACAATGCGCGTCTTGTCGTGTCGGATAATGGTCCGGGCATCAGCGCCAAGCGGCAGGGGACCATCTTCGACGCTTCCTCCCGGACCGAGCAGGCGCGCAACGGCGGCAAGGCGGGGATCGGCCTGCCGCTCGCCAGGCAATTGGCGCAGGCGCATGGCGGGACGCTTCAACTGGTGTCGGAACCGGGGCAGGGCACCATGGTCGTGATCGAGCTGCCCCGTGACTGAGAACGAAATCATCCTGGCGGGGGAGGGCGAGATGCTGGCATTCGGGCATCGTCTGGCCGCGCTTGTCCGCATAGGTGACGTGATCGCGCTGGAAGGCGGACTTGGCGCAGGCAAGACGACGTTGGCCCGAGGCATATTGGAAGGGCTGGGGCTGGAGGAAGAAGCGCCTAGTCCCAGCTTCGCCATCGTCCAGCCCTATGACATTCCCGAAGTCCGCCTGCCCGTTGCTCATGTCGACCTCTACCGGCTCGACAGGCCCGAGGAAGCGGAGGAACTGGCGCTGGACGAGTATCTGATGGACAGCCTGCTGATCGTCGAATGGCCCGACCGGCTGGGAGAGGGCGCCTGGCCCGAAGCCTTGCGGTTCCACATCGGCATCGAACTCGATGGCGCTCGGCGCTTGACAGCGCGCGCGCCGGACGCTTGGACGGAGCGATGGTCACAGATATGATCCCGCCCGCCGCCGCTCCCGCTTTCCTCGCGCAAGCGGGGTGGGAGCATGCCGCCATCGTGCCGCTGGCTGGCGATGCGTCTTTCCGCCGCTATTTCCGCGTGATCGACGGTGCGCGCCGGGCGGTGCTGATGGACGCGCCGCCACCCCATGAAGACCCGCGCCCCTTTATCGCCATTGCAGAGCATCTGACGGCGAACGGTTTTGCCGCGCCACAGATATTGGCCCGCGATCTGGAAGAAGGGCTGGTTCTGATCGAGGATTTCGGTGATCTGCGCGTCAAGGAGCATGTCGAGGACGTGCCCGACGCGGAATGGGATGTGTATAGCCGCGCCGTCGATTTGCTGGCTGCCCTGCATCGTCTGCCGCCCGCCGATGTTCCGCCCTATGACCGCGCAGTCTATCAGCGCGAAGCCGGCCTTCTGACCGAATATTATTGTCCTGCCATTGGTCTGCCGGTGGATGAGGATGCCTATGCCGAGGCTTGGGACGCGGTCCTGCCGATCGTCGAGCAATCGGCCAGCCCGGTCGTCACGGTGCTGCGCGATTATCACGCGGAAAATATCATGCTGATCGACCGGGCGGCTTCCCATGGGCTGGGTCTGCTCGATTTTCAGGACGCGCTGGCCGGGCACCCGGCCTATGACCTCGTTTCGTTGCTCCAGGATGCGCGGCGCGACGTGCCTCCCGCGCTGGAGGCGGCGATGCTCGACCATTATCGCGCCATCGCCAATCCGCCAGCGGATTTCGACGCCGCCTATGCTGTGCTGGGCGCGCAGCGCAATGCGAAGATCATCGGTATCTTCACCCGTTTGTGGAAGCGCGACGGCAAACCGCGCTATCTGTCCTATCTGCCGCGCATGTGGGATTTGCTGGAGCGCGACCTCGCCCATCCCGCGCTGGCGCCCGTGGCGGCTTGGTTCGCGGCCAATATTCCTGCCGACAAGCGTCATCACGCGTTACAGGATTTCACCCCCGCATGATCGATACCGCGATGCTGATGGCCGCAGGATTGGGCAAGCGCATGCGCCCTTTGACCGCGACCCGCCCCAAGCCGCTGGTCAAGGTGGCGGGCAAGCCGCTGATGGACCATGCGCTGGATCGGCTGGCGGCGGGTGGCATCAGGAAGCTGGTGGTCAATGTCCACTATCTGGCCGACACGGTCGAGGCGCATCTGCATGCGCATTGCAACGGCATGCAGGTGGCGATTTCCGACGAACGCCGGAAGCTGCTGGAGACCGGCGGCGGGTTGATCCATGCCAGGGAGCAGCTTGGCGATGCGCCCTTTTTCTGCGCCAACAGCGACAATCTGTGGATCGACGGCCCACAGGAAACGCTGGGCATGATGCGGAAGATCTGGGATCCGGAGCGCATGGACGCCCTGCTGCTGCTGGTCCCGCTGGCCCGCGCCAATTGCCATAAGGGGCCGGGCGATTTTCATATGGACGCGAACGGCCGGCTGACCCGGCGCAAGACGGCCCATGTCGCGCCCTTCGTGTTTACCGGCGTCCAGATCATGTCGCCCAGCCTGCTTGTCGATCCGCCGTCGGAGGTCTTTTCGACCAATGTCTTCTGGAATCGGGCGATAGAGGCGGGGCGCCTCTATGGCGTCTCGCACCAGGGCTTGTGGTTCGATGTCGGCACGCCGCAGGCCATCCCCGCCGTGGAGACGATGCTGGCCGATGGGTGACCGCACCCGCCCGGCGCTGTTCAACATACCGGCGCACCGCGCCTTTTCCGATGCGCTGGTCGCGGGCCTCCTCGCCCAGCATGGCGGCGATCCGATGCGGCTGGCGCAGGGCATGATCCTGTTGCCCAATAATCGCGCCGTCCGGTCGGTCAGCGACGCTTTCGTGCGGAAATCGGGCGGCGGGCTGCTATTGCCGCGCCTTGTCGCATTGGGTGATGCCGATCTGGGCGAACAGGTCGGCAGCGCGCTCGATCCGCTGGGCGAGGACGAGGCTGTGCCGCCCGCCATAGCGCCGATGCGCCGCCAGATGATCCTGGCGCGGATGGTCCAGCAGGCATCGGCGCACCCGGTGGACGCGGGGCAGGCATTGCAACTCGCCCAGGCGCTGGGCACGGTCCTCGATCAGATACAGGTTGAGCGGCTTTCGGTCACCGCGCTGGCCGATCTCACTTTGTCCGACGAACTGTCGCAGCATTGGCAGACCTCGCTCAAGCTGTTCGGCATCCTATTGGCGCAATGGCCGCAGGAACTAGCGCGGCTCGGTTGCATCGATCTGGCGGATCGCCGCAATCGGCTGCTGGATCGTGTGTCCGCCCGCTGGGCGAAGGCGCCGCCCGAGGGCTTCGTCATTGCCGCGGGCATGTCCACGACGGCCCCGGCGATTGCCGCGCTGCTGCGGCGGATCGCGCTGCTGCCCAAGGGCGCTGTAGTCTTTGCCGGTCTGGATCAGGAGATGGATGGCGACGCCTGGGATGCTATCGGTCCCTTTGACGCCGATCCACTGACCGGCCGGGCGCCCGCGGGGCATGAAACCCATCCCCAATACGCCCTGAAGCGCCTGCTCGACCGGATGAGCGCGACGCGTGACGATGTGGCGCTCTGGCGCTGGGGCAGCGAGCATGACGCCCGCGCCGTGCGGGGACGCAATATTTCCAACGCCATGCTGCCGCCGCGCCTAACCAGCCGCTGGCGCGATCTCAAGACGGCGGATCGCTCGCTCGCGGGGGTGGAGGCGCTGGAGGTCGCGACACCCGGCGAGGAGGCGCAGGCCATCGCCATTGCTCTGCGCGAAGCGGTGGAGACGCCGGGCCGCACCGCCGCTCTGGTGACGCCGGACCGGCAATTGGCGACCCGCGTGTCCGCGCATCTCAAGCGCTGGGGCATCGACGCCGACGATTCCGCCGGGCAACCGCTGTCTCGCTTGCCGCCCGGAACCTTGCTGATCGCCATGGCGGAAGCATTGGCGGAACGCTTTGCGCCGGTTGCGTTGCTAACCCTGCTCAAGCATCCGCTCGTCATGCGCGGGGAGGGGCGGCTCGCCTGGCTGGAGGGCGTGCGGGGTCTCGACCTGCTGCTGCGCGGGCCAAGGCCGCAGGCGGGGATCGTCGGTCTCGACCTGCTGCTTGGCGACCGCGAGGGTGAAGATCGGCAGCGCACGCTGCGCGCTCGCACGCGGCATTGGTGGGCGGAAGCCCGCACCCTGCTCGAACCGTTGGAACAAGCCTTTCTGGCCGCGCCGGACCTGGCCGGGCAGTTGGCGGTCATTCGCGAACATGCCGGTCGCCTGTCGCGCGATGCGGTCTGGGCCGGGCATCAGGGCCATGCCGCCGCCGACCTCTTCGCTGAGATGGAGGAGGCGGCTAGCGAAGGGCCGCGCCAGGCCGACATACGTGCGCTGCCAGCCCTGTTCGACCATCTTCTGGGCGGGCTGTCGGTGCGCCCGCCGCAGGGGGGACATCCTCGCATCAGCATCCTTGGCCTGATCGAAGCGCGGTTGGTGCAGACGGACCTGATGATCCTGAGCGGCCTTAACGAGGGTACATGGCCGGGCTTGCCCGCGCCCGATCCCTGGCTGGCGCCCCGCATCCGGCGGGAAATCGGGCTGCCGGGACTGGAAAGCCGGATCGGCCTTGCCGCCCATGATTTTGCGAGTGCCTTGGGTGCGCCGCAAATCCTTATCACGCGGGCCCGGCGCGGATCGGGCGGCCCGGCGGTCGCTTCGCGCTTCTGGCTGCGGCTGAAGGCCATGACGGGGCCGCAATGGAAAAGCGCCGATCGCTATGCCGCGCTGGCGCAAGCGATCGATGATGCGGCGGACCACCGGCCCGCCAGCCGCCCCGCGCCGGTGCCGCCGCTGTCGGTGCGCCCGAAAGTCATTCCCGTCACCGATGTCGATCGGTTGAAGGCCGACCCTTACGCCTTTTACGCCAAGCGCATCCTGCGTCTGGCGCGGCTCGATCCGGTGGACGCCGATGCCGGGCCGGCCTGGCGCGGCACGGCGGTACATGAAATCCTCCAGCAATGGGCAGAGGCGGGCAGCCGCGACCTGGCCGATCTCGAAGCCCGTGCGCGGGCGATGTTCGACCAGCCGAATGTGCATCCCTTGCTGAAAGCGCTCTGGCAGCCGCGCCTGATCGAAGCGATCCGTTGGATCGCCGCCGAGGTGGCGAGCGACCTCGCCGCTGGGCGCAAGATCCTTTCCGTCGAGATTGACGGCCGTGCGGACATTGCAGGGGTCACGCTCACCGGCAAGGCCGACCGCATCGACCTGCTGCCGGACGGGAAGCTCGGCATTGTCGACTACAAGACCGGCAAGCCCCCCAGCGCCCGGCAGGTCAAGGCTGGCTATGCGCTTCAGCTCGGATTGCTGGGCCTGATCGCGGAGCATGACGGCTTTCCCGGTCCCCACACGGCGCCTGTGGCGGGGAGCTTCGAATATTGGTCGCTCGCCAAGAAGGGCGACGCCTTTGGCTATCGGGAAAGCCCGGTCGATCCGATGGGCAAGCGGGACAAGATCATCACCGCCGACTTCACCTCCCAAGTCTACGCGCAGTTCGAGGATATTGCCGCCACCTACCTCCTCGGTTCGGCGCCCTTCGATGCGCAGGTGAACCCCGAAGTCGCGAACTATGGCGATTATGACCAGCTCATGCGGCTGGAGGAATGGTATGGCCGCGACGATGGCTAAAAAGGCCAAGGCTCTGCAACCGCTGGCCGGCGCCCAGGCGCAGGCCGCCGCGCCCGACGCCCATGTGTGGCTGTCGGCATCGGCGGGCACGGGCAAGACCCATGTGCTGACCGCGCGCGTTTTCCGTCTGCTGCTGCAAGGGGTGCGGCCGGAAAATATCCTCTGCCTGACCTTTACCAAGGCGGGCGCGGCGGAGATGGCCGATCGCATCCATGACCGGCTCGCCGCCTGGGTGCAGATGGAGGAAGGCGATCTCTTCCACGATCTGGAGGCTTTGAGCGAGGAGTCCGGCCCGGAAGCCCGCGACCGGGCGCGCCGCCTTTTTGCCGAAGTGCTGGAGTCGACTGGCGGCGGCCTGCGCATCCAGACGATTCACGGCTTTTGTCAGCAATTGCTGACCGCTTTTCCGCTGGAGGCCGACTTGCCGCCCGGTTTCCGGCCGCTCGATCAGCGCGAGCAGGCAACACTGGCGCGCCAAACGCTGGCCGACATGGTGGTGGTCGCACAACAGCAGGGCGACGATGCGCTGATCGAAGCTTTGCAGGCGCTCAGCCTGCGCATGGGCGAGGGAGGCGCGGAGAATTTCCTGCTGCGCTGTGCGGCCCGGCTGGACGCGCTCAAGGCCTTGCCGGAGGATATCGCGCCCTGGCTGCTGCGGGAACTGGAACTGCCCGAAGGCGATATCGACGCTCATATAGCCACACAGTGCGCGGACGACCTGTTCGATATGCGCACGCTGATATGGATCGCGCAGGCCAATGCGGATTGGGGCACGGGTCGGGCGCTGGAGCGCTGCGACCGGATCGCGCGCTGGCGGAATCTCGATCCGGCGGCGCGGGCGGCCACGCTCACCGATCTCCATGTCGTCTGGGCGAAGGCCGATGGCGAACTGATCTCTACCGCCAAAGGCTGGGCGCCCCCGGTGGATGGCTATGGGGACGCCATTGCACGCATCCATGAGCGTTGTGCCGAACTGTTGGGCCTCAGGCTCCGCGCCGCCTATGCCGCTTTGCTCGCCAAGGCTCTGCACGCCGGGCGGGTTTATGCCCGCGCCTATGCCCAGGCCAAGCAACTTGCGGGCGCGGTCGATTTCGACGACCTGATCGCCAACACCGCGCAACTTCTGTCCCAGCCCGGCATTGCCGACTGGATACGCTACAAGCTTGATCAGCGCATCGACCATATATTGGTGGACGAGGCGCAGGATACCAATGTCAGCCAGTGGCAGATCGTCGGCGCGCTGGCGGCGGAGTTTTTCGCAGGCGAAGGGGCGAAGGGCGACAAGGTCCGCACCATCTTCACCGTGGGCGATTTCAAGCAGGCGATCTTCGGTTTTCAGGGCACCAGCCCCGAATCTTTCCGGGCCGCGCAGATCGTCTTCCAGCGCCATGCCGAGGATGCGAGTCATCCTTTTTACGACCTCTCGCTTCAGCACAGCTTCCGCTCGACGCCCGCGGTTCTGGATGTGGTCGACCGCACCATCGCGACGCTGCGCGCCGAGCGTTTCGGGCTGGAACCGGGCGAAGTCCGGCATATCAGCGCGAATCGCTTCCCCGGCGAAGTGCTGCTCTGGAAGCCTGTGGTCGCGGGCCTGTCCGACGAGGCCGAGGGGGAAGAGGATTGGGCCGCCGATCAGGAGCGCGTTCTGGCGCAAACCATTGCGCGCCAGATCAGGCAGCGGATCGATGACGGGCTGATGCTGGAAAGCCGGGGCCGCCCGGTGACGGCGGGCGACTTCATGATCCTGGTCCGCCGCCGCAGCGAACTGGCGCGGCTGATCGTGGCCCGGCTCTATGAGGAAAAGGTCGCGGTGGCGGGCATCGACCGCCTGCGGTTGAACGCGCCGCTGGCGGTGCGCGATCTGCTGGCGGCGCTGCGCTTTGCCGTGCAGCCGGAGGATGATCTGAACCTCGCCGCGCTGCTGGTCTCGCCGCTGATCGGGTGGACGCAGGACGCGTTGATGGACCGCCTCATCAACCGGCGCGCCGGGCTGTGGCAGCATCTGACGCAGACGCTGGACGCTGCGCTGCTGGAGCCTTTGCGCCAGTTGCTGGGGCAGGCGGACTTCACCACCCCCTATCGCTATCTGGAGGCGATATTGTCCGGCCCGATGGATGGCCGCCGCCGCCTGATCGAGCGCCTGGGCTCCGAAGCCGCCGATCCGATCGAGGAATTGCTGAACGCCGCGCTCGCCTTCGAGAATGACGATTATCCCTCGCTCCAGCGCTTCATCGACTGGTTCGACCGGGGCGAGGTGGAGATCGTACGCGATGCCGCCGCGCAGGGCGATTCGCTGCGTCTGCTGACGGTGCATGGCGCCAAGGGTTTGCAGGCGCCCATCGTCATTCTTGCTGATGCCTGCCTTGATCCGGATGCGGGTAATCGCGCGGATTCGCTCGAATGGAACGGGTTGCCGATCATCGCGCCGCGCAAGGCGGAACGGCAGGGCGCGATCGGACAGGTGGCAGAGGAAGCGAGCGCCGTCGAACGCGCCGAGCATTGGCGCCTGCTCTATGTCGCCCTGACGCGAGCGGAAGAAAGGTTGGTCGTCGCCGGATCGCTCGGACCCAGGGCCAAGGGGGAGGTCAAGCCCGAAAGCTGGTATGCGGCTGTCGAAGGTGCGCTGATCTCGCTGGAGGCGGAATGGGAGGCCGATCCGCTCTGGGGTGCGCGGCGCAGTTGGCGCGGGAGTGAGATTCTCCCCTCGAAACCGGCGGAACATGGCATCGCGGAAAATCAGGCGGTTCACAACGAGCCATCCTGGTTGCGTCGTCCCGCTCCAGCGGAAGCGCGGCCGCCGCGTCCCTTGGCGCCGTCTGCCGCTGTGGAGGATGATGTGCCCTATCCGCCGCCGACCCCTGCGATGCGGGATGCGGCCGAGCGGGGCCGCTGGTTGCATCGGCTGTTCGAGCGGCTGGCCGATGTGCCGCCCGACAGCCGCCGCCTGCGTGCCGACAAATGGCTGGCGCAACAGGGTCTTGCCGATCCTGCGCGGCGGCATGACGTCATCAAGCAGACGTTGCGCGTTATCGAAGACCCGCAATTTGCCGGGCTTTTCGGACCGGATGCGCTGGCCGAAGCGCCGATCGCCGCTGTCGTGGGCGAGGCGGTGATCGCCGGAACCGTCGACCGGCTGCGCATCAGCGACGGTCTGGTGCAACTGATCGATTTCAAGACAGGCCGCATATCGCCGCTTGTCGTGGAGGAGGTTCCGTTGGCCCATGTCCGGCAGATGGCGGCCTATGCCGCCGCGTTGCAGGTGATCTTCCCCGATCGCAGGATCGAGGCGGGGCTGCTCTACACCGCTGCGCCCCGGCTCATCACCCTGCCGCCCGAGCTGCTGGCGCGGCACAAGCCGGCCTTTCCGTCCGCGCAGGAGAATTTGCCGCTTCCGCCCGTTGAGACCGACGCCACTCCGTCCTAAATATCTGCCAACCGAAGGAGATACCAAAAATGGCTACCAAGGCAGTCACCGACCTGAGCTTCAAGCAGGACGTCATCGATGCGGACAAGCCTGTCCTCGTCGATTTCTGGGCGGAATGGTGCGGCCCGTGCAAGATGATCGGCCCCGCTCTGGAAGAAATTTCGGAAGAACTGGCTGACAAGGTCGTCATCGCGAAGATCAATATCGACGAAAATCCCGATGCGCCCGGCAAATATGGCGTGCGCGGCATTCCGACGATGATCCTCTTCAAAAATGGCGAAGCCGCCGCCACCAAGGTCGGCGCGGCGCCCAAGAGCGCGCTCAAGGGCTGGATCGAAAGCGTTCTTTGATGGAATGAGGAAAGGTCGGTCACGGCCTTTCCAAAATATGCTCCTGCGTTCGCAGGAGCATATTTTATCTTAGGTCAGCGGGATCATGACGGTCTCGGCATAGGCTGGCCTTTCGCGTAGCCTGTCATACCAGGCGCGCGCATGCGGCACCTTTGGCCGCTCCATCTCCAGCGTGAAGAAAGTATGGGCATAGACGCCCATCGGCACGTCCGCGACGCCGAAGCTTTCCCCCGACAGCCAGGGCTGCCCGGCCAATGCGCGGTCGAGGATCAGCATCGCTTCACCCGATGTCCGCGCCGACTTCGCCAAGGCCGCCGCATCCCGATCTTCCGCTTTCCTGCGGATCAGGTTCACAAAGGCATCCCGCTGCGCATCGGCAAAGCTGAACTGCCAATCCATCCATTTGTCGCCCTGCGCCCGTGCAGCGGGATCGGCGGGCCACATCGGCTCAGGCGCATAGCGTCCAGCCAGATAGCGCAGGATCGCGTTGGATTCCCACAGCATAACATCGCCATCCTCGATCGTCGGGATCAGCCGGTTGGGGTTCATCTCCACATAGGCGTCGTTCATGCCGAACTGGCCGCCGACATCATGGCGAACATAAGGCAGGCCTATTTCGCCAGCGAACCAGGCCACCTTCTTCACATTATGCGAGTTGAGGCGTCCCCAGATCGTCAGCATGTCCGTCCTTTCCCTATTTCAGCGGAACAGCCGCTCCGCCGCCAGATCCCAAAGGCGCGGGGACGAAGCCCCCAGCAGCCCGCGCCGCAGATCGCCCACGACATAGGGCGATCCGTCCAGCCGCTGGCACCGCCCGCCCGCCTCATTGAGAAACAGCGTTCCCGCCGCATGATCCCAGGGCAAAGTGCGCGCGAAGACCGAAATGTCGTTCTGCCCCAGCACCAGGCGCGGATATTGCTCCGCAGCGCAGCGGGGAATATCCACCAATTGGAAACTGGCCTTCGACCGGCGCTTGATGTCGGCGCGTTCTTCATCGGTCATGAAATAGACGGCGAGTGCGGCGATTGGCAGCGCTTCGCCGCTTTCCCGGGCATAGACCTGCTTGCCATCGATATGGCTGCCCGCGCCCAATATGGCATGGCATAGACGTCCCGTCAGCGGGTCCAATATCCACCCGGCCAGGATTGTCCCCGCATCGGCCAGCGCGACCATGATGCCGAAGGGCGGCTTTCCCGCTGCGAAATTCCCCGTTCCGTCGATTGGGTCGATGATCCAATTGAGGCCGTCGCCTGCGCGGTCCAGGATGGCGGGATCGGCAGCGCAGGCTTCCTCCCCGATGATGCCCGCTTCCGGCAATATGGCGGCCAGCCCTTCGGCCAGTCGGATTTCGCTTTCCTTGTCCGCGATGGTGACGAGGTCGTCGGCCGCTTTCTCGCTGACTTCATGGCTGGCGAGATTCTGGTAGCGCGGCATCACGACGTCCCGCGCCACTTCGCGCATCAGCGCGACGACAGGATCGTGCAATTCGATCGGCATCGGCTCCGCCCTATTCTCAGCTACGATAATCCGCGTTGATCGAGATATAGCCGTGAGTCAGGTCGCATGTCCAAACTGTCGCCCGACCGTCGCCAAGCCCCAGATCGACGCCGATCAATATGTCCTGTCCCTTGAGATGGGCTGCCACCGGCACTTCGTCATAGCCCTCGACCGCCAGGCCGCCGGAAGCCACCTGAGTCGCGCCGAAACGGATGGAAAGCCTGTCCCGATCGGCAGGCTCGCCCGCCTTGCCGATTGCGGCCACCACGCGGCCCCAATTGGCGTCCTCCCCGGCAATGGCCGTCTTCACCAGCGGCGAATTGGCGATGGAAAGGGCGATGCGATGCGCGCTCGGATCGTTTTCCGCGCCCTCGACGGTGATCTCGACGAATTTCGTCGCGCCTTCCCCGTCGCG
Proteins encoded:
- a CDS encoding glutathione S-transferase family protein, which translates into the protein MLTIWGRLNSHNVKKVAWFAGEIGLPYVRHDVGGQFGMNDAYVEMNPNRLIPTIEDGDVMLWESNAILRYLAGRYAPEPMWPADPAARAQGDKWMDWQFSFADAQRDAFVNLIRRKAEDRDAAALAKSARTSGEAMLILDRALAGQPWLSGESFGVADVPMGVYAHTFFTLEMERPKVPHARAWYDRLRERPAYAETVMIPLT
- a CDS encoding inositol monophosphatase family protein, translated to MPIELHDPVVALMREVARDVVMPRYQNLASHEVSEKAADDLVTIADKESEIRLAEGLAAILPEAGIIGEEACAADPAILDRAGDGLNWIIDPIDGTGNFAAGKPPFGIMVALADAGTILAGWILDPLTGRLCHAILGAGSHIDGKQVYARESGEALPIAALAVYFMTDEERADIKRRSKASFQLVDIPRCAAEQYPRLVLGQNDISVFARTLPWDHAAGTLFLNEAGGRCQRLDGSPYVVGDLRRGLLGASSPRLWDLAAERLFR